In Carya illinoinensis cultivar Pawnee chromosome 10, C.illinoinensisPawnee_v1, whole genome shotgun sequence, one DNA window encodes the following:
- the LOC122278872 gene encoding probable LRR receptor-like serine/threonine-protein kinase At3g47570, whose protein sequence is MADPTSFIFLLSLTLLLPQSYLFSFANAEILNVTTDKSALLALKAHVSFKDPHHVLISNWSSNTPICTWVGVTCDSKHLRVRALKLSNMDLVGTIPPHIGNLSFLVSLSMSNNSFHGSLPNELSRLYRLKFLRFRYNEFSGEIPHGMGLLNKLQILLLTGNNFEGSIPQSLSNISSLQWINLAHNQLSGSIPSSLFKIPTLQQISLRSNKLSGGLPMFDHLPNLQFLSVSRNRFSGVLPEIGNLTMLTSLHLYDNNFEGTIPSSLLNCTQLQYLVMGKNNFTGRLPPEIGNLTMLTRLYLSRNKFEGAIPSQIGNLQKLERFNIEINYFSGPIPYEIFNISTLQNISMVLNNLSGHLPSNMGLFLPNLRLLALNRNELSGTIPNSIVNASQLLFLDLSHNSFSGSIPKTIGNLRLIQMLILSSNNLIIQSPELGSIFSSLSSCKYLRYLSLYENHLNGILPNNIGNLSTSLQILKLYDCNIKGNIPEEIGNLSGLIGLTLYLNELGGPVPTTIGRLNKLQGLFLYGNRLTGSIPYKLCHLGSLGTLDLNDNEFYGHIPECINNMTSLRTLDLGFNQLISSIPSSLWRLTDLLLVDLSSNSLSGPLSLDIGNMNVLGVLDLSKNQITGRIPVTIGGLKNIANLSLAVNRLDGSIPTSVGELISLEVLDLSYNKLYGEIPKSLEELPNLKHLNLSFNKLQGEIPSRGQFVHFPATSFMSNNRLCGESRMLVPPCKGKKVIGMRILKYVSMAVGLMVPGMCLVFFSIKCRKRNTKLSHDTNAMPLATWRRISHQELIRATEGFNENNLLGEGSFGFVYKGTLFEDRTVAIKVLNLQVEGAFKSFHIECEVLRNIRHRNLVKIITACCNIDFKALVLEYMPNGNLDMWLHSENRCLNMLQRLNIMIDVATAVEYLHLGYATPIVHCDLKPTNVLLDEDLVGHVADFGIAKLLGDGVSLTQTMTLATIGYMAPEFGSEGLVSTRGDVYSYDILLMETFTRKKPTDDVFTGEMSLKCLVQESLALSILDVVDANLLHNQNDYAAMEECLQSTMGLALCCCADSPEQRIGIANVLATLNNIKLKFLKDISGR, encoded by the exons ATGGCGGACCCAACTTCTTTCATCTTCCTCCTTTCTCTGACGCTGCTTTTGCCACAATCTTACCTATTTAGCTTTGCTAATGCAGAAATTCTAAACGTTACCACCGATAAATCTGCTCTTCTTGCATTGAAAGCTCACGTTTCTTTTAAAGACCCTCACCATGTTTTGATAAGCAATTGGTCCTCAAACACTCCTATTTGCACTTGGGTCGGTGTTACCTGTGATTCTAAACATCTCCGAGTCAGAGCATTAAAACTTTCCAACATGGACCTTGTAGGTACCATTCCTCCACATATTGGAAATCTTTCGTTCCTTGTTAGTCTAAGCATGAGCAACAACAGTTTTCATGGCTCATTGCCAAATGAATTGTCTCGTCTTTATCGGTTGAAATTCCTAAGATTCCGTTATAATGAATTCAGCGGAGAAATCCCGCATGGGATGGGTTTGCTAAACAAACTTCAAATATTGCTTCTCACTGGTAACAATTTCGAAGGCAGTATTCCACAGTCTCTATCAAACATATCGTCATTACAGTGGATTAATCTTGCACATAACCAGCTTTCAGGCTCCATACCTTCCTCTTTATTCAAGATACCTACCTTGCAACAAATTTCCCTTCGCTCAAATAAGCTATCCGGTGGACTACCAATGTTTGATCATCTTCCCAACTTACAATTTCTTTCTGTCTCCCGTAACCGTTTCTCTGGCGTACTCCCAGAAATAGGGAACTTAACAATGCTTACATCGTTACATCTTTATGATAACAACTTTGAAG GTACGATCCCATCCTCGTTGCTAAATTGTACACAGCTGCAATATTTAGTTATGgggaaaaataatttcacaggaAGACTACCCCCAGAAATAGGGAATTTAACTATGCTTACGCGGTTATATCTTTCTCGGAACAAGTTTGAAG GTGCAATACCGAGTCAAATTGGAAATCTGCAAAAATTAGAGCGATTCAATATTGAGATAAACTATTTTTCTGGACCGATTCCGTATGAGATCTTCAATATCTCAACTTTACAAAATATTTCGATGGTATTAAATAATCTCTCAGGTCACCTTCCATCAAATATGGGCCTTTTTCTTCCAAATCTTCGGCTCCTTGCTCTTAATAGGAATGAACTGAGTGGAACGATTCCCAACTCTATTGTTAATGCTTCACAGCTCTTGTTTCTAGATTTGAGTCATAACTCATTCTCTGGCTCAATTCCAAAAACAATTGGTAATTTAAGGCTCATCCAGATGTTGATCCTCTCAtcaaataatttgataattCAGTCTCCAGAACTTGGGagcattttctcttctttgtcAAGCTGCAAATATCTTAGATATTTATCTTTGTACGAAAATCACTTGAATGGCATCCTTCCCAATAATATTGGGAACCTCTCAACCTCTCTTCAAATACTTAAATTATATGACTGCAACATTAAGGGCAACATTCCAGAAGAGATTGGTAATTTAAGTGGCTTGATTGGTTTGACCCTATACCTCAATGAACTAGGAGGACCTGTTCcaactacaattggaagattaaACAAGCTCCAAGGTTTGTTTCTTTACGGTAACAGACTAACAGGTTCAATCCCATATAAGCTCTGTCATTTAGGAAGCTTGGGTACACTAGATTTAAATGATAATGAGTTTTATGGACACATTCCTGAGTGCATAAATAATATGACTTCACTAAGAACTCTTGATTTGGGTTTCAACCAATTAATTTCTTCAATTCCTTCGAGCTTGTGGAGGCTTACAGATCTcttgttggttgatttatcATCAAATTCTCTTAGTGGCCCTCTTTCTTTAGATATTGGGAATATGAATGTCTTGGGAGTATTAGATTTGTCAAAAAACCAAATAACAGGCCGTATCCCAGTTACAATTGGTGGGCTAAAAAATATTGCCAATCTATCTTTGGCAGTCAATCGACTAGATGGCTCAATTCCTACATCTGTTGGTGAATTGATAAGCTTAGAGGTTTTAGATCTTTCCTACAATAAGTTATATGGAGAGATTCCCAAGTCCTTAGAAGAACTCCCAAACTTGAAACATCTAAATTTGTCATTCAATAAACTACAAGGAGAAATTCCTTCCAGAGGACAGTTTGTACACTTCCCAGCTACATCATTCATGTCAAACAACAGACTTTGTGGTGAGTCTCGAATGCTAGTTCCCCCATGCAAAGGAAAAAAGGTCATAGGGATGCGAATACTGAAATACGTGTCAATGGCAGTGGGGCTAATGGTGCCTGGAATGTGTCTTGtatttttctcaataaaatGCCGTAAGAGGAACACTAAATTGTCACATGACACAAACGCAATGCCTTTAGCAACATGGAGGAGAATTTCACATCAAGAACTTATTCGAGCAACAGAAGGGTTCAATGAAAACAACTTACTTGGAGAAGGGAGTTTTGGGTTTGTTTACAAAGGAACACTCTTTGAAGATAGAACTGTTGctataaaagttttaaatttgcAAGTGGAGGGGGCATTCAAAAGCTTTCACATAGAATGTGAGGTATTGCGCAATATTCGTCACCGGAATCTTGTCAAAATCATTACCGCTTGTTGTAACATTGACTTCAAAGCCTTGGTATTAGAATACATGCCTAATGGGAACCTAGATATGTGGTTGCACTCCGAAAACCGTTGCTTGAATATGTTACAAAGGCTAAACATAATGATTGATGTGGCAACAGCAGTAGAATACCTTCATCTTGGTTACGCAACACCTATTGTTCATTGTGATTTGAAGCCTACCAATGTCTTATTAGATGAAGATCTGGTTGGACATGTTGCTGATTTTGGCATTGCCAAACTCCTTGGTGATGGAGTTTCTCTAACACAAACAATGACTCTTGCTACAATTGGATATATGGCACCAG AGTTTGGCTCTGAAGGACTTGTTTCTACAAGGGGAGATGTGTACAGTTATGACATTTTATTGATGGAAACTTTCACAAGAAAGAAGCCCACGGATGATGTGTTTACCGGagaaatgagcttgaagtgtttGGTACAAGAATCATTAGCCCTTTCTATTCTTGATGTTGTTGATGCCAATTTGTTACACAACCAAAATGATTATGCTGCAATGGAGGAGTGTTTGCAATCCACCATGGGGTTGGCTTTGTGTTGTTGTGCGGACTCGCCTGAACAGAGGATTGGTATAGCAAATGTTTTAGCCACACTCAACAATATCAAATTGAAGTTTCTCAAAGATATTAGTGGACGCTAA